The sequence TTTACATGGTATTGATTTGACCATTTATGAAGGAGAAAAGGTGCTGATTATTGGACCATCTGGTTCAGGCAAGTCCACTCTCGGTCAGGTCTTGAATGGGATTATCCCTGCCATTCATAAGGGAACCCATACAGGGGATTTTGAACTGATGGGGATCCCTGCCTTTGACCAGTCTATTTACCAAAAATCTCTTATGGTCAGCACCGTTTTGCAAGATACGGATGGTCAGTTTATTGGGCTTTCTGTAGCAGAAGATTTGGCCTTTGCCTTGGAAAATGACATGGAAACCTTGGCGACTATGAAGGAGCGAGTTCATGACTGGGCAGAACGCTTAGACTTAAAAGAACTGTTGGACCATCGTCCCCAGGATCTCTCGGGAGGTCAGAAGCAACGGGTTAGCCTAGCAGGAGTCTTGATCGATGAAAGTCCGATTTTGTTGTTTGATGAACCTTTGGCCAATTTGGATCCAAAATCTGGACAGGATACCATTGATTTGATTGACCGGATTCATAATGAAGAAGGAACAACGACCATTATTATCGAGCACCGCTTGGAAGATGTGCTTTACCGCCAGGTGGACCGAATTGTCTTGATCAATGGTGGGCGTCTGGTCTTTAATGGTCATCCTGACCAACTCTTACAATCGGATTTGCTGCAAGAAAATGGTATTCGAGAGCCGCTCTATCTAGCAACTTTACGTGCCCTCGGTTATCAATTGGCGGATATTTCTCATCCATCTTCATTGGAAAAAATAGATTTGATAGACCGAGCTATTCCAGATTTACCGCATATTGAACGAGCTCAGAAGGATCGCAACCCCCTGCTAGAGATTTCTCAGTTGCAAGTCGCTTACGGAGATCATCAAGTGATTCCTGATATGGATCTGACGATTTACCAGGGAGAACGCCTGGCTATCGTCGGAAAAAATGGTGCAGGAAAATCGACCTTGGCAAAGGCCCTCTGTGGTTTTCTGCCTGTTCAAGGTCAGTTTTTGTGGCAGGGTCAATCCATAGCGGATGACTCTGTCAAAGAAAGAGCCCAGCGGATTGGCTATGTTTTACAAAATCCCAACCAAATGATCAGTCAGACTATGATTTTTGATGAAGTTGCCTTGGGATTGCGCCTCAGAGGAGTGGCAGAAGACCAGATTCAAGGCAAGGTCGAGTCAGTCTTGGAAGTGTGCGGACTCTATCCATTTCGGAAGTGGCCCATTTCAGCCCTTTCGTATGGGCAGAAAAAGCGCGTGACCGTCGCTTCTATTTTGGTTCTGGAGCCTGATATTATCCTCTTGGATGAGCCAACAGCCGGACAGGACCAACGTCATTACCGTGAAATGATGGACTTTCTGAATCAACTAAATGCACAAGGGCAAACGATTGTGATGATTACTCATGACATGCAGCTGATGTTGGATTATTGTGACAGGGCCTTGGTTGTCGTAGATGGACAGATTGTCTATCAGGGACACCCAGCTGAACTCTTGGTCAAGCGACCAGTGATTGAGCAGGCCAATCTCAAGGAAACCAGCATTTTTCATCTGGCAGAGAAGATGGGCTTGGATCCTCTGGATTTGACCAATTTATACATGAAAACAGAAAGGAGAGAAACATGAGTCAACACTTAATCGGCTATCAACCTGGCAAAGGATTCATCTACCAGCTGTCAGCAGTTACAAAGATGCTCTTTTTCCTTTTGATCTCCATTATCGCCATGGTCACTTATGATACACGATTGATTCTGGTCATTGCGGTTTTTTCACTCAGTCTCTTTCGTTTGTCAAAAATTCGACTCAAGGACGTGTCTTTTGTCCTTGTATTTACAACGATTTTTGCCCTTCTCAATGCCTTGATGGTCTATCTGTTTGCTCCGCAATACGGAGTCAGCCTCTATGGCGCTAAGACTGTTTTATGGGAAGGTCTGGGCATTTATACAGTGACCAGTCAGCAACTGTTTTACATGCTTAACATGGTGCTCAAGTATTTTTGTACTGTTCCTCTGGCGGTAGTCTTTCTGATGACAACCCATCCCAGTCAATTTGCCTCTAGTCTGAATCAGATTGGCGTTCCCTATAAGATTGCTTATGCAGTCAGTCTCACCATGCGCTACATTCCAGATATCCAGGAAGAATTTTTCACAATTCGAATGTCTCAAGAGGCACGTGGTTTAGAGTTGTCTAAAAAAGGGAAATTGATGGATCGTATTAAGGGCAACCTTTCCTTAGTTGTTCCCTTGATTTTCAGTTCTTTGGGACGAATTGATACCATTTCAACTGCCATGGAATTGCGCCGCTTTGGAAAAAATTCGAAGCGGACCTGGTTTACTCACCAAGCTTTGCAAAAGCAGGACTACCTTGTTTTTCTAGTGATTGCCCTCTTTGCTTGTACAGCCATTGCACTATTTATTCTCAATCAAGGGCGATTTTATAAT is a genomic window of Streptococcus sp. 29896 containing:
- a CDS encoding ABC transporter ATP-binding protein, translated to MKKVIEFKNFSFKYNAQTDATLHGIDLTIYEGEKVLIIGPSGSGKSTLGQVLNGIIPAIHKGTHTGDFELMGIPAFDQSIYQKSLMVSTVLQDTDGQFIGLSVAEDLAFALENDMETLATMKERVHDWAERLDLKELLDHRPQDLSGGQKQRVSLAGVLIDESPILLFDEPLANLDPKSGQDTIDLIDRIHNEEGTTTIIIEHRLEDVLYRQVDRIVLINGGRLVFNGHPDQLLQSDLLQENGIREPLYLATLRALGYQLADISHPSSLEKIDLIDRAIPDLPHIERAQKDRNPLLEISQLQVAYGDHQVIPDMDLTIYQGERLAIVGKNGAGKSTLAKALCGFLPVQGQFLWQGQSIADDSVKERAQRIGYVLQNPNQMISQTMIFDEVALGLRLRGVAEDQIQGKVESVLEVCGLYPFRKWPISALSYGQKKRVTVASILVLEPDIILLDEPTAGQDQRHYREMMDFLNQLNAQGQTIVMITHDMQLMLDYCDRALVVVDGQIVYQGHPAELLVKRPVIEQANLKETSIFHLAEKMGLDPLDLTNLYMKTERRET
- a CDS encoding energy-coupling factor transporter transmembrane component T family protein — encoded protein: MSQHLIGYQPGKGFIYQLSAVTKMLFFLLISIIAMVTYDTRLILVIAVFSLSLFRLSKIRLKDVSFVLVFTTIFALLNALMVYLFAPQYGVSLYGAKTVLWEGLGIYTVTSQQLFYMLNMVLKYFCTVPLAVVFLMTTHPSQFASSLNQIGVPYKIAYAVSLTMRYIPDIQEEFFTIRMSQEARGLELSKKGKLMDRIKGNLSLVVPLIFSSLGRIDTISTAMELRRFGKNSKRTWFTHQALQKQDYLVFLVIALFACTAIALFILNQGRFYNPWK